One genomic window of Stigmatopora nigra isolate UIUO_SnigA chromosome 13, RoL_Snig_1.1, whole genome shotgun sequence includes the following:
- the sdsl gene encoding serine dehydratase-like: MTEHFHVNTPLLESAAMSKRMGITVYLKMENSQPSGSFKIRGIGYLCQQLASQAKGFVCSSGGNAGMAAAYATRKMGVPATIIVPSSTPHFVVQRLKDQRADVKIIGKVWDDANAEALRLVKTEGLAYVPPFDHPLIWKGHSSVILEVAASLSPNVKPGAVLTSVGGGGLLCGLVQGLKDVGWMDVPIIAMETVGADCLNASVKAGRIVTLDDITSEAKCLGAKTVCTKAFEYSQSKEVNIISEVVTDQQALHAVETFLDEERVLVEMACGATLAAVYSGVVHRLQEEGRLPPLMGPLLVIVCGGSNIDTEQLSILKQKLKTK; the protein is encoded by the exons ATGACTGAACATTTCCATGTCAACACGCCCTTACTTGAAAGTGCTGCAATGTCCAAACGTATGGGAATAACTGTGTATCTGAAAATGGAGAATTCCCAGCCCTCTGGTTCGTTCAAGATTCGGGGCATTGGATATCTCTGCCAACAG CTTGCATCCCAGGCCAAAGGATTTGTGTGCTCCTCAG GTGGTAATGCTGGAATGGCGGCTGCCTATGCAACCCGAAAAATGGGTGTGCCAGCCACTATAATTGTTCCCTCATCAACACCGCATTTCGTTGTCCAAAGACTCAAGGATCAACGTGCTGATGTCAAGATAATCGGCAAA GTATGGGATGACGCAAATGCTGAGGCTCTTAGACTTGTCAAAACTGAGGGTCTTGCCTATGTACCTCCGTTTGACCATCCCTTGATATG GAAGGGACACTCTAGTGTGATCTTAGAAGTTGCAGCCAGTTTGAGCCCAAATGTCAAGCCTGGGGCAGTGCTGACATCAGTGGGAGGAGGGGGCCTACTTTGTGGGCTCGTCCAAGGCTTGAAGGATGTAGGCTGGATGGATGTGCCCATCATTGCCATGGAAACTGTTGGGGCAGACTGCTTGAATGCTTCAGTAAAGGCAGGAAGGATAGTTACTTTGGATGACATCACCAG TGAAGCTAAATGCCTTGGAGCAAAGACTGTTTGTACCAAAGCATTTGAATATAGTCAAAGCAAAGAGGTCAATATCATTTCTGAAGTGGTAACTGACCAGCAGGCTCTTCATGCTGTCGAAACATTCTTGG ATGAGGAGCGAGTACTGGTGGAAATGGCATGTGGAGCAACACTTGCCGCTGTTTACAGTGGAGTTGTGCACAGATTACAGGAAGAAG GTCGTCTACCACCTCTCATGGGACCCCTGCTGGTTATTGTGTGTGGAGGCAGCAACATTGACACTGAGCAGCTAtccattttgaaacaaaaactgaagaccAAGTAA